A single genomic interval of uncultured Desulfobulbus sp. harbors:
- a CDS encoding MFS transporter, translating to MSQILLKKLPFHYGWLIVVAGSLGIFACIGLARFALGMLLPAMGADLHLSYGQMGTISTANFIGYLAGIVVAAPLVRRLGARLLTTLALLLAGLSMVAIGCTANLYAITVLYICTGVGTALANIPIMGLLSSWFASRLRGKAAGFVVSGNGAAIVFAGLSVPWMNGLSSLSWRLSWLVLGSLVAAIALLCLLIFRNRPQELGLEPAGATAAIHGQQPHQLGSRRSVPLGLIVHCGALYAIFGFTFVSYATFIVTAMVRQYGFSQQVAGSFWSWVGFFSLFSGPLFGMLADRLGRPMALMAAFSVQTLAYLMVGLNLGETFLYLSIGCFGIVAWAIPSIMAALSGDYAGADKAVSMFSAITLLFAGGQVAGPYLAGQIAEKTGTFSGSFLLSAALTATAVLLALLLPKPPASGTH from the coding sequence ATGTCGCAGATCCTGTTGAAAAAACTGCCCTTCCACTACGGCTGGCTGATCGTTGTGGCCGGCTCCCTGGGGATCTTCGCCTGCATAGGGCTGGCCCGGTTCGCCCTGGGGATGCTGCTGCCGGCCATGGGCGCGGACCTGCACCTCTCCTACGGCCAGATGGGAACCATCTCCACCGCCAACTTCATCGGCTATCTGGCAGGCATTGTTGTTGCTGCCCCCCTGGTGCGGCGGCTGGGCGCGAGGCTGCTCACCACCCTGGCACTGCTTCTTGCCGGCCTGTCCATGGTGGCCATCGGTTGCACCGCGAACTTGTACGCCATCACGGTGCTCTACATCTGCACCGGAGTCGGCACGGCGCTTGCCAACATCCCCATCATGGGCTTGCTCTCCTCCTGGTTTGCCAGCCGCCTGCGGGGCAAGGCCGCGGGATTCGTGGTCAGCGGCAATGGCGCGGCCATCGTCTTTGCCGGGTTGAGCGTGCCCTGGATGAACGGCCTGAGCAGCCTGTCGTGGAGATTGAGCTGGCTGGTGCTGGGATCTCTGGTCGCAGCCATTGCGCTGCTCTGCCTGCTCATCTTCCGCAACCGCCCCCAGGAACTCGGTCTGGAGCCGGCCGGTGCCACGGCGGCCATCCACGGGCAGCAACCGCATCAGCTGGGCTCACGCCGCTCGGTGCCGCTCGGGCTCATTGTCCACTGCGGCGCTCTCTACGCCATCTTCGGCTTTACCTTTGTCAGCTATGCCACCTTTATCGTCACCGCCATGGTCCGCCAATACGGCTTCAGTCAGCAGGTGGCCGGTTCCTTCTGGTCCTGGGTCGGTTTTTTCAGTCTGTTTTCCGGGCCGCTGTTCGGCATGCTGGCCGATCGTTTGGGCCGGCCGATGGCGCTGATGGCCGCCTTTTCGGTACAGACCCTTGCCTACCTGATGGTCGGGTTGAACCTGGGCGAAACTTTTTTGTACCTCTCCATCGGCTGTTTCGGCATTGTCGCCTGGGCGATCCCCTCGATCATGGCCGCGCTCTCCGGCGATTATGCCGGTGCGGACAAGGCCGTGTCCATGTTCAGCGCCATCACCCTCCTCTTTGCCGGCGGCCAGGTCGCGGGTCCCTATCTTGCCGGCCAGATTGCTGAAAAGACCGGAACATTTTCCGGAAGCTTCCTCCTGTCCGCCGCCCTGACCGCAACCGCCGTCCTGCTGGCCCTGTTGCTGCCCAAGCCCCCGGCATCAGGGACGCATTAG
- a CDS encoding DUF1566 domain-containing protein, which yields MLVIAATALAATPVLTPMGEGLVHDSKSGLVWQMERSRKVRTPAEAEQYLAQLNQGTFHDWRLPTKWELYDLFSVFDLKKNGEVKLKLEGSYWLKEENGAVYPGSWETGDQCGPERAFFKTKSGYVRAVRP from the coding sequence ATGCTGGTAATTGCTGCGACAGCCTTGGCAGCAACACCGGTGCTCACCCCCATGGGAGAGGGGCTGGTCCACGACAGCAAGAGCGGCCTGGTCTGGCAGATGGAGCGGAGCAGGAAAGTGCGAACACCCGCCGAGGCTGAACAATACCTTGCCCAGCTCAACCAAGGCACCTTTCACGACTGGCGATTGCCAACCAAGTGGGAGCTCTATGACCTGTTTTCCGTGTTCGACCTGAAGAAAAACGGGGAGGTCAAGCTGAAACTCGAGGGGAGCTATTGGCTCAAGGAGGAGAACGGTGCGGTGTATCCCGGGTCCTGGGAGACCGGTGATCAGTGTGGGCCTGAGCGCGCCTTTTTCAAAACCAAGTCGGGGTATGTGCGGGCGGTGCGACCGTGA
- a CDS encoding 2-dehydro-3-deoxyphosphooctonate aldolase translates to MQSLRIFSRIVQGALVSALLVWTVPAASAADLPITPKAENLMSQTRTKLQRELQARGFQAGQPIFVRIFKIPGTLEVWMNKGRGFELFKAYRICTFSGFPGPKVNEGDWQAPEGFYSVTPEQLNPKSGYHLAFDVGYPNEFDIAKHHTGSLIMVHGDCQSVGCFAMTNHRIEEIYFLAHEALARGQEQFSVHIFPFPLTPRNLQKFAASPWISFWKSLEPGFAAFEQFKQVPEIAVRNGEYVVTSRGPKLAMKRGGY, encoded by the coding sequence ATGCAAAGTCTTCGCATTTTTTCTCGAATCGTTCAAGGGGCGCTGGTGTCCGCATTGCTTGTGTGGACGGTTCCAGCCGCAAGCGCGGCTGATCTGCCGATCACCCCCAAGGCGGAAAACCTGATGTCGCAAACCCGGACCAAGCTGCAGCGGGAACTGCAGGCCAGGGGGTTTCAGGCAGGCCAGCCAATTTTTGTCCGTATTTTCAAAATTCCCGGTACGTTGGAAGTGTGGATGAACAAGGGGCGGGGGTTTGAACTCTTCAAAGCCTATCGCATCTGCACCTTCTCCGGCTTTCCCGGGCCCAAGGTGAACGAGGGCGACTGGCAGGCCCCGGAAGGGTTTTATTCGGTGACGCCCGAACAGCTCAATCCCAAATCAGGCTACCATCTTGCCTTTGACGTGGGCTATCCCAATGAGTTCGACATCGCCAAGCACCACACCGGCAGCCTGATCATGGTCCATGGCGACTGCCAGTCCGTGGGCTGTTTTGCCATGACCAACCACCGCATCGAAGAGATCTACTTCCTCGCCCACGAGGCCCTGGCCCGGGGGCAGGAGCAGTTCAGTGTCCATATCTTTCCCTTTCCGCTGACCCCGCGCAACCTGCAGAAATTCGCGGCCTCGCCCTGGATCTCCTTCTGGAAGAGTCTCGAGCCCGGCTTCGCGGCCTTTGAGCAGTTCAAGCAGGTCCCGGAGATCGCGGTGCGCAACGGCGAGTATGTGGTCACCTCGCGCGGACCGAAGCTGGCGATGAAGCGGGGAGGGTATTGA
- a CDS encoding MBL fold metallo-hydrolase: MALFTYEAKDLFQWLTTKEDIVVVDVRNEKDFNQFHVESPYPFSLHNISYYEFMEDEEGSVARVPKGSRVRIICAKEGSAKYVAEIFAKFGYDVGYLTGGIKTWGNLLVPKLLTKGTDYELYQFIRPGKASCSYGLVCNKEMMLFDPSRNIDFYLGFAAEKGCMIIKTFETHLQADYIAGSRDIARKTGATFYGNDGDFSTSKNPYTPLKDGEIHRFSLGGPEVRVLFTPGHTPGSTSFIVDERFVISGDMMFIHSVGRPDLGGKAEAWAGMLFASIQMIKKLDPALLVLPGHYMDWEEATPDLVFTRSLGEVLARNRDIYELPTLAAFYDFIKANMRPQPEEYAVIRLVNANLREEDEEKQEELDLGKNECAASTYAKQQAAKAAGE; encoded by the coding sequence ATGGCACTGTTCACTTACGAGGCAAAGGATCTGTTCCAATGGCTGACCACCAAGGAGGATATTGTGGTGGTTGATGTCAGAAACGAAAAGGATTTCAACCAGTTCCACGTAGAATCCCCCTATCCTTTTTCCCTCCACAATATATCCTACTACGAGTTCATGGAGGACGAGGAGGGCTCGGTGGCCCGTGTCCCCAAGGGAAGCCGGGTGCGCATCATCTGCGCCAAGGAGGGCTCTGCCAAATATGTGGCCGAGATTTTTGCCAAGTTCGGCTATGATGTCGGCTACCTCACCGGCGGCATCAAGACCTGGGGCAACCTCCTGGTGCCCAAACTGCTGACCAAGGGGACCGACTACGAACTCTATCAGTTCATCCGTCCGGGCAAGGCCTCCTGCAGCTACGGCCTGGTCTGCAACAAGGAGATGATGCTCTTTGACCCCTCGCGCAATATCGATTTCTACCTCGGGTTTGCCGCGGAAAAGGGCTGCATGATCATCAAGACCTTCGAGACCCACCTCCAGGCCGACTACATTGCCGGCAGTCGCGATATCGCCCGGAAGACCGGGGCCACCTTCTACGGCAACGACGGCGATTTCAGCACCTCGAAAAATCCCTACACCCCGCTCAAGGATGGAGAGATCCACCGCTTCAGCCTGGGCGGGCCCGAGGTGCGGGTGCTGTTCACCCCGGGACACACGCCCGGCTCCACCTCCTTCATCGTTGACGAACGCTTTGTCATCTCCGGCGACATGATGTTCATCCATTCGGTGGGGCGCCCGGATCTGGGCGGCAAGGCCGAGGCCTGGGCAGGCATGTTGTTTGCTTCGATCCAGATGATCAAAAAGCTGGACCCCGCCCTGCTGGTCCTTCCCGGCCACTACATGGACTGGGAGGAGGCCACCCCGGACCTGGTCTTTACCCGCAGCCTCGGCGAGGTGCTGGCGCGGAACAGGGACATCTACGAGCTCCCGACCCTGGCCGCCTTCTATGACTTCATCAAGGCCAACATGCGGCCGCAACCGGAAGAATATGCCGTGATCCGCCTGGTGAACGCCAATCTTCGCGAGGAGGATGAGGAGAAGCAGGAAGAGCTGGATCTCGGCAAGAATGAATGCGCCGCCTCCACCTATGCCAAGCAGCAGGCGGCCAAGGCTGCGGGCGAGTAA